GCCCAGGGGTCGCTCGCGAGCACCCGTCCGGAGACGAGCCGGTAACGGCGACGAACCCGTGGCGACCGGCGTCGGTAGACGTCCGCGAGGAACTCGCGGAGCGCCTCGTTGACGGGCTCTGGCCGCTCCAGCACACATGGAAGTATCCCGTGAACGCGTTTCAGGGGGCGCCGGTCGAAGACGCACCCGGTAGGGAGAACGGACCTCGCGTCGGGAGCCACACACGTCTAAGAGAGCTCGGTTTTCGCACATTACCAATATTGATCTCACGTGACTATTTGCAGATGTTGTCAAGATGAGATAGTACGAGGCGAACGAAATATCGCACACAGATCGCGGACCAGTCGAGTTCACGGGAGCGGACGACGGTGCTGTGAACTGGTACCGTGTGAAGAGTCAACAGAAGGGCGACATAATTAAAAGACAAACAGTTTGATGGAACGGCTTTGTCCGTTCCGACCGCTTAGTGTCGGATGTGAAGTCTAAACCAGTAGCAACGATCGTCGCAGCGATGATGGTACTGTCGGTACTCACGCCGGTTGCTGCGGCCGCACCCGCCGCCGACGGCGACGCGTCGGCGGCCCCGGCCGCGGAGACGGAGTCGCCGACGCCGGACGGCGTACAGACCGAGACCGACGCGGAGTACCGTGGCTGTACGATGGTGATCGTCGGAAAGAACGCCAGCGCTGACGGCTCGGTCGTGCTGGCCAGAACCGAAGACTACAGCGGGAACTGGGCGAAACACTTCCGCCACGTTCCCGCCGAGACGCACCCGGAGGGTGCGACGTTCGAGGCGGCCAACGGCCTCGAATGGCCGCTTCCCAACGAGACGTACGCGTACAACGCCGCGCAGGACTGGACCACAGAGTGGGGCCGATTCCACGAGTTCGCGATCAACTCCGAGGGGGTCGGCGTGACCGCGACGACGACGACGAGCATCAACGAGGACGTCGAGGAGGTCGACCCGCTCGTCGAGGGGGGCCTCGCCGAGGCGAGCGTGACGACGCTCGTGGCCCAGCGGGCCGACACGCCCCGCGAGGGCGTCGAACTCGTCGGCGAGATCGTCGAACAGGAGGGCGCGAGCGAGCCGTTCGCGATGGCCGTCGCGAACGGCACCGAGGCGTGGCTCATCGAGACCGCCAGCGGCCACCACTGGGCCGCCCACCGGATCCCCGACGACGAGTACTTCGTCGGCGCCAACGCGATGCGACTCGGGGAGGTCGACCTCGACAGCCCCGACTACATGGGCTCCGACGGCCTGATCGACTTCGCCGCCGAACACGACCTCTACGACCCGGAAACCGAGGACTTCCACTTCGCGAAAGCCTACGGGACGGCCGACGACTACGCCGCCTACAACTACCAGCGCGTCTGGGGCGGCCTCGAGTACTTCGGCACCGAGAACGCGCCGTGGGACGGCGACGAGGTGCCCGGTCCCGACGCGAGACCCTATCCGGTCACCGTCGAACCGGACGAAGAGATCTCCGTAAAGGACGTGATGGACTTCACGCGGTACCGCTACCAGGACACCGAATACGACGCGCGCGAGACGGACGAGCCACTGCCCCGCACGGTCGGGACCACGTCGACGATCGAATCGCACATACTACAGCTTCGCGAGGACGGCCCGACGCCGATCAGCGACGTCGCGTGGGCCGCGATGGGGACGCCGCTGGCCAGCCCGTACGTCCCCTACTACCCCGCGCTCGAAGAGTTCCCCGAGCCGTACAGGCAGGGGAACGACACCTACGACGAGGACTCCGCGTTCTGGCAGTTCAGGTCGCTCAGTAACCTGCGGTTCCTCAGTTACGACTACTTCGGGCCGAAGGTGATCGAGGAGATCGAGACGTTCGAAGAGGCGGAGCTAGAGCAGCAGGCGGAGAAAGAGCGGAAAGCCGCCGAACTGTGGGAAGAAAACGAGACGAAAGCAAGGGAGTACCTCGCGAACTACTCGGAAGAGCAAGCCTGGGAGGCGCTGGACCTCGCGGACGACCTCGAGACCGAGATCCACACGACGGTCGCCCAGATAGAGGGCTGGAAACTCGCGAACCCGTCGGTAGACGCCCAGCCGGAAGAGTGGGACCTGCCCGCACCCGACGCCGACGCCGACGCCGACGAACCGGAGCCCGACGACGACAACGCCGACACGGACGATCCGGGGACCGACGACGGTGACGACACCAGTGACGCCGACGATGGCAGCACCGACGACGCCGACGATGGCAGCACCGACGACGCCGACGATGGCAGCACCGACGACGCCGACGGCGAAACCGACGCCGACGACTCCACGCCCGGCTTCGGCGTCGCCGCGGCCGCCGTCGCTATCGCCGCACTGATCGCCGTCGGCGCCGCGACGAGACGCCGCTGAACGCGGAGGGGGGCGGCCGACCCCACCGTCGACGGCCGTTTCTCGCTTTTCTCGGCCGAACGTGTGCGTAGTTCGACCCGTCTCTCCGGAACCGCCGAGCGCGCGACGAGAGGCGCCGACCGGCCGACGCGACCCGTAACGGACCCCCGACCGTTTACATCAGCCACATTATACGACGGGCACACACAGTTATAATCTTTGAGTGTAGTGCGTAAATTGAACGGCCGACCGACGCGACACCGCCCGCGCGACCGCGGCGGTCCGGATTCGCCGGGGCCCGGAGACCCGCTCCGGGGAGGCGGATCCCCCAACTCGGTACCTGCCACCAAAACCCATGCCAGCGCACAACGATCGAACGCCACCCCCCAACGAATCGACCGATCGATCGGCGACCGACGCCCTCGACGAACTGCTCGCGGCGCTCAGATCCGACCAGGGCGGCGCGCGGACGACCGCGCTCCGCCGCGCGCTCGCCGACGAGACCGACCCTCCGGCGGAGCGGCTGGCCGACGTCGAGTCGACGCTCGACTCGCTGGCGGCGGACGTCGAGGCGCTCGAAGAGGCAATCGAGGACCTCGAATCGAACGACCGAGCGCTGGCGGTCGAGACCAGCGACCTCGGCGCCGACGTCGAGCGCGTCGCCGACCGGGTCGAGCGCGTCGAGGAGAAGACGGACGCCCTCCGGGACGAACTCGTCGCCACGCGCGACGCCGTCGGGGAGACGTCCGCGGCCGGGGCCGGGAACGACGAGGAACCGTCGGCGGACCCCGAGGAGTACAGCGACGACGTCCTCCGGCGGATGAAACACGTCGAGCGGAAACTGGATCGGCGGACCTCCTCGCTTGCGTCGGAGCTGTCGTCCGTCGAGGACCTCGAGGCGCGCATCGACGAACTCGAACGGGAACTGGACCAGCGGACCGACGCGCTGGTGGCGGGGCTCGAAGACGTCGACGGGACGCTGGAGGAGGCGGTCCGGTACGTCCACGAGGACCTCTCCGACGAGATCGAGCGCCGCTCGCACACGCTCGAAGCCGCCGTCGAGGACCTCGAGGAGGAGCTGGGGTCGTCGATCGACGACCTGCGGGACGACGTCGACACGCTCGAGATGCACGCGGTCGACTTCACCATGTGGCGCCGCTCCGTCGAGGAGACGCTGGAGGAGTCCGAGGACGGGTGAGCGGCCGCGTCGCGTCCCCACCCGGCCCTGTCCCGTGGGCCCACGCGCTGGGTGCGTTCGTCGCCTCGGGGCCGGACGCCCGTGTGGACGAGAAGCCGGGAGACGGAGTCGTCAGTCCTCGCCGCGGACGAACGTCACCGGACAGGGCGCCGACAGCAGCACCTCCTGGGCGGTCGAGCCGAACACCGCCTTGCCGGTCGGCGAGCGCCGGCGGCCGCCGACGACGACGCGCTCGGCCCCGACCGACTCCGCGAGGTCGACGATCGTCGTCCCGTGGTCGCCGACGGCGCCGCGGACCTCGTAGTCGACGCCGTGTTCCTCGAGGACCGCCCGGATGTCCCGGATCGTCGCGTGGCGGGTCGCGACGTCGTCGGGATCGACCTCGCCGTCGGGATCGAAGTCCAGCCGGTCGAGGACCTGATCGTACTCCTCGCGGGTGAACACGTGGCCGAGGACGACCGTCGCCGCGGCCGGCCTCGCGACCTCGACGACGGTCGCGGCCAGTTCGTCGGCGCGGTCGGCGTCCCCCGGGCCGACCGCGAGCAGAATCGTCTCGAGCGTCATACCCCTGACTACCCCGGGCCACTACCTTAAACGTTCACACGGTCGAGCCGGCGCGAACGGCCCGAGGACGCCCGTCGGCGCCGCTCGCGCGACCGGGCGACTTTTGGACGGCCGGGTCGACGGACCGGCATGGACGGACCGGACCTCTCCGATCGGACCGTGCTCGTCACGGGCAGCGGCCGCGGCCTCGGGCGCGAACTCCTGCTGGCGACCGCCGACCGCGGCGCGGACGTCGCCGTCCACTACCACACGAGCGCCGACGCCGCCCGCGAGGTCGCCGCCGAGGCCCGCGAGCGCGGCGCCGGCGCGGCGACGACCGTTCAGGGCGACGTCACCGACCCCGACAGCGTCGACGGACTGTTCTCGGCGGTCGAGACCGACCTCGGCCCCGTCGACTGTCTCGTCAACAACGTCGGCGACTTCGCGCCGCGCCACTGGGAGGCCCTCGACGTCGAGACCTGGCGGCGGGTGTTCGCGACGAACCTCGACGGCACTTACCTCTGTTCGAAGCGCGCGCTGCCGGCGATGCGCGAGAGCGGCTACGGCCGCATCGTCAACGTCGGCTACGCCTCGGCCGAGAAAGGGCTCGTGAGCCCGAAGAACTTCCCGTACTTCGCCGCGAAGGCGGGCGTGTTGATGTTCACCCGGATGCTCGCCGCCGACACGCAAGACGACGGAATCACGGTCAACGCCGTCTCCCCCTACGTCGTCGAGAACTCCGACGAGTTCCCCGACGACCTCCCGCGGGGCCGGCCCGCCTCCTTCGAGGACGTCGCCCGGCCCGTCCTCTTCTTCCTCGACCCCGAGAACGGGTACGTCAGCGGCGAGAACGTCGAGGTCGACGGGGGCTGGTTGCCGGAGTCGGTGTGAGAGCGACGGTGGCGGGACGAAGAACCGACCTCGACGCCCGCCAGACGTTTACGGCGGGTCGCCGTAGCGCGAGTATGGCCGAGAATCGCGTGGTTCAGGGGCGGATGGTCACCCCCGAGTCGCTCGCGGAACTCGTCGAGGGGGAGTCGGTGATGGAGGCGGACGCGATCGAGGACGCCGACCGGGACTGTCCGGCGTGTGGCGGCGACGTGCTTCGCGTCGGCTACATGCCCTCGGTGACCGAGTTCGTCACCGGCTGGAAGTGCACCGACTGCGACTGGCACGAGACCGACCGGGCCGAGTGAGCGCGGGACGCTACGACCGGAGGCGCTGGCCGGCGAACCGCGCCAGCAGCGGCAGGTCGCCGAGGTCGAGGAGCTTCGTGATCGCCCGCTTGTTCCCGTCGTTCGCCTTCGCGAGCGTCTCGTCGTCGAGGCGGTTCAGGTCGGCCATCAGTTTGTCGTACCGTTCGTTCGGCGCGAGGTAGAGCAGTTGGGTCATCAGCAGCCGCGAGCGCACGTTCGGCGCGACGTCGCGGTGCCAGAGGGTGTCGTACACCTCGAGGTTCTCCGCCGTCGGCGGCACGTCGGCGTGTTTGAGGCAGCTGTCGGCCGCGGCGGCGGCCGCGCGCCCGGACTGCATGCACTTGTTGATCCCCTCGCCCCACAGCGGGTCGACCGTCGGGACGGTGTCGCCGACGGCCATGAACCGGTCGGTGTAGAGCGTCCCGGGGAGCTGAATGTGCGCGGAGCCGCGGTGGTGGCGCCCCTCGATGCGCTCGGCGCCCTCGAACCGGGGGTCGGTCTCCATCCAGTGGGTGAGGTAGTCGTCGATGGCGAAGTCGCTCTTGGCGTACTTCCGGTGGCTGTCGTTCTGGATGTAACAGACGCCGACCTTGGCGGTGTCCTCGCCGGTGTGGAAGATCCACGAGTAGCCGCCGGGAGCGATCTCGTGGTCCAGTCGGAGCATCATCGCGTCGGTCAGGTCCGCGAAGCCGGGGTGGTCGACGTCGACGCCTTCGAGTTCGTACTCGACGCCGATCGCGTGGTTCTCGCGTTCGAGGTTGCTGACGCCGAGTTTCTTCGCCAGCGGCGCGGCCGGTCCCGTCGCGTCGACGACGATCTCGCCGTAGACCTCCTCGTCGCCGTTGTACGTGACGCCGACGACCTCGCCACCCTCGACGATCGGCGCGGTGGCGCGCGCGTCGAAGCGGTACTCGGCGCCGTCGGCGCGACTGTCCTCGACGAGGTATCGCTTGAACGCGGCGAAGTCGAGCACGGCGCCGGGCTGGTCCTGAACGTAGTAGTCGCTGGGCGACTCCAGGACGACGCTGTCGGTGTAGTGCTGGACGACGTCGTCCGGGACGCCGAACGACGCCATCATCGACGGGAACGTGCCGGCGGTCGACTTGTTGCTCTGTTTCGGGAACTCGGCCTCCGATTCCGTCTCGAGGACGACAACGTCGTAGCCTCTCGCGGCAAGGTCGCGCGCACACTGGCCACCAGCGGGTCCCGCACCGGCGATCACTACGTCGTAATCCTCGTTCATGGAATACGGACTGTACTGGGTCGTTATTAGTGTGTCCAGTCACGTCGGGGCGACTGCCCCGCCGGACGACCGCCTCCCCCGTCGGTGTGAGCACGGTCGCATCGGTGAAAAACGGTTCGGGGAGCGGCCTCACCGGCCGCCCGCGGCCTCGCGGTACCGGTTCGGCACGTACGACAGCGCGCTCGACGGGAGCGCGGCGACGAGCGCGGCCGCGACCGCCGCGAGGGTCCGCCGGAGCGCGACGTAGACGCCGGCGACGACGACGGCGGCGGCGACGACGACCCGGAGCGGCCCGTCGAGGGCGGCCAGCAGCGGCGCCGCGAACGCCGCCGTCAGCAGGAAGTCCTCGGGCGACCCGTCGTAACGGATCGCGCGCCGCGGCGGGATCCACCGCCCCCGGTAGTGGTCGTACACCGCCCGGTCGGAGGTGCCCTCCCACGGGCGCAGTTCGAGGCCGCCGCCGAAGACGTCCGCGACGCAGTGGGCGGCCGCGCCGAGCAGGAGAAACGCCGCGACGACCGTCGGCGGCGACGGCGCGAGCGCCGCGAGGGGGACGGCGACGGCCGCGAGCGCGGGGTAGTACACGGGGTAGTGCAGCGTTTTGCGGTGGCCGACGTACATGTCGAGGTCCGGGAGGACGCCGCCGACCAGTCCCGCGAGGAGGCCGACGGTGGCGAACTCCGGCGCGACCGCGAGCAGCGGCGCCGCGAGAAGCATCCCCCCGAGAGCGTGGGTCGGGAGCATCATCGTGTCCCACACGAGGCAACACGAACACATCAACGTGTCGCCGTGCGAGAGAGTCGGTGACACGCGACCCTCGCGGGTCCCGACGGGTCAGACCGGGACCACTTAGGCGCTCGCGTCCCCACCGATCACGTAGATGACCTACGGAGACGGGCTGGCTGACCTGCTGCTGGATGATCGGCAAAACGCGGCCCTCTCGTGGGCGTTCGTCGGCGTCCTCGGGATCGCTACCGTCGAGCGCGCCGTCACCGAGGGGGACGTCCGGACGGCCGCGTTCGCGGCGGCCCTCGTCCTCGTCGCGGTCGTCCCGCCGCTTGCGTTCCGCGACCCGACGGTCACCCTCCCGTGGGACCTGCTCGGCGTCGCCTGTTCCCCCGTCCTCTGGAAGACCTTCGTCGGCGTCCCCTTCAGGACCGAGGTGGTGCCGTACGTCTCCGTCGCGGTGATCGCCCTGATGGTCGCCGTCGAACTCCACGCGTTCACCGCGGTCCGCATGGACCACACGTTCGCGGTCGTCTTCGTGACGCTGACGACGATGGCCGCCGCGGCCGTCTACAACGTCCTCAAGTGGCTCGTCGACGTCGCCCTCGGGGCCGGCCTGCTGCTCGACGGCCGGAGCCAGCACGCGCTCAACGCCGTCGTGATGGTCGAGTTCGCCTACGCGACCGGCGCCGGGATGCTCGCGGGCGTCGCGTTCACCTACTACTTCCGGCGGCGGCTCCCGTCGCCGGGCCGACGGCCGTCCGACCGGCCGCGATCGCACCCCGAGTGCGCCGACGGGCACGCGTCGCTGGCCGAACGGCTCCGCCTCTCGGCGACCGTCCAGCGGCGGCTCACCCGCTCGATGCAGGGCGTCCTCGGCGCCGTCCTCCTCTACGGGCTGGTCACGGTCACCCTGCCGACGATCGTCAACGCCACCGTCGCGCTCGGGCTCACGTTCGTCCCCGCGATCCTCGAACGCGACCTCGAACTCCCGATGGACCCCGGCCTCGTGCTGTGGATCACGGCCGCCGTGTTCCTCCACTCGCTGGGTTCGGCCGGGCTGTACGGCACGGTCACCCACTGGGACCACCTCACACACGCGCTGTCGGCGTCGGTCGTCGCGGCCACCGGCTACGCGTTCTTCCGGGCGGTCGACCTCCACAGCGTCGACGTCTACATTCCCCGGCAGTTCATGTTCGCGCTCATCCTGATCTTCGTCCTCGCGGCGGGCGTCGCCTGGGAGTTGCTCGAGTTCGCGATCGACCAGTTCGCCATCGTCGTCGGCCTCCCCGCCGTGCTCGCCCAGCACGGCCTCGACGACACGATCCTCGACCTCGTGTTCAACGCCGCCGGCGCGGTCGTCGTCGCGACGTGGGGAGCCGTCTACCTCACCGACCTCTCGGAGGCGCTGTCGAACCGCCTCGAGGAGTGGTCCGCCTGAGAGTCCCAAACTGTCAAGCCCGTACGTGGCCTACTACCGGTCATGGAGTTGCTCGTCGCAGTCGACCGATCGGAGGAGAGCCGGAACGCCCTCGAGTACGCGCTCGACCTCGCGGCGGCCTTCGAAGCGAACCTGACCGTCGTCCACTCGGTCGACCCGGCGGTATACGACCGGGGCGGATCGGCGCCGGTCGCGGACGTCCCGGACGCCGACGAGCGCCTCGTCCTCGAAAACGTCGCCGACGCCGAGGAGCGCGGCGAACGCCTCCTCGAGGAGGCGGCCGAGGAGGCGGCCGACCGCGGCGTCGAGGCCGGGACCGAGTTGCTGTACGGCGATCCGGTCGAGACGATCTCGGGGTACGCCGATGAGGGGGCCGTCGACGGCATCGTCGTCGGCCACCGGGGCCACTCCGGGCGCGCCCGCGAGTTGCTCGGGAGCGTCGCCCGGGGGCTGGTCGAGGAGGCGACGGTTCCGGTGACCGTCGTCCGCTGACCGCGGGCACCACCGGGTTCTATTGCCCCGGCCGTGGGACGGGGCCGTATGGCAGTCGAACGCTTCGCACGGAGCGACGTCGTCACGGCCGCCCCGGACGCGCCGATCCACGAACTGGCGACGACGATGCGCGAGTCGAAGGTCGGCAGCGTGGTGATCGTCGACGACGACGAACCGGTCGGCATCGTCACCGACCGCGACCTGACGATGCGGGTCCTCGCCGAGCACGCCGACCCCGACGGCCTCGCCGCCGAGGACGTGATGTCCCCGGAGTTGCGGACGGTCGACCGCGACGCCGGCTTCTACCGCGCCACCGAACTGATGAACAACCACAGCATCCGCCGCCTCCCGATCGTCGACGGGGACGGCGCGCTCGTCGGCATCATCACGGCCGACGACCTGAGCGAACTCGTCGCCGACGAGCACGGGGAACTGGTGGGCGTCCTCCGGGAGCAGCGCCCGCCGTACTGATCCCGGGAGCGCGACTCGGCTGCGGGTATTTTGTCGCTCGGCGGTCAAGTCTCGCGTATGGCGTCCGGAGACCACATCCTCGTCCCGTACGACGGATCGGCGCCCGCGAAGGACGCGGTGCGATACGCCCTCGAAACGTACCCCGACGCGACGTTCACGCTGTTTCACGTCGTCCCGGTCCCGGAAGGCTACTGGGCGGCGTTCGAGGACAGCCAGACGCCCACGCCCGGCTACGACCGCGCCCGCGAGCGCGGCGAGGAGTTGCTGGCGGAGGCCGCCGAGATCGCCGCCGAGGGCGACGCCGACGCGACCGTCGAGACCGAGATCGCGACCGGCCGGCCGAAACACGCCATCGCCGAGCGCGCCGAGAGCGGCGAGTTCGACGCCGTCGTGATGGGCAGCCACGGCCGCGAGGGGGCCGAGCGCATCCTCCTCGGGAGCGTCGCCGAGAACGTGGTGCGCCGCTCGCCGATCCCCGTCGTCACCGTCCCGTGAGGCCGGTCAGACCAGCGTGATCCCGCCGTCGACGACGAGCGAGGCGCCGGTGACGAACGCGGCCGGCTCCGAACTCAGGTAGACGACCGCGCTCGCCAGTTCCTCGGGTTCGCCCTGGCGGCCGACGGGCGTGGCGGCGACCGCGGCCTCGATCTCCTCGGGCGAGGAGACCTCCTCGGCCGCGCCCGTGTCGATCATGCCGGGGACGACGGCGTTGATCGTGATCCCGTCCGGCGCGAGGTCGATGGCCGCGCTCCGCGTGAAGCCGACGACCCCCGCCTTGCTCGCGGCGTAGTGCGAGAGCGACCCCGCCCAGCCGACGCGCCCGCCGGCGGCCGACGAGACGTTGACGATGCGCCCGTAACCCCGGTCGCGCATCCCCGGGACGACGGCGCTCGTGCAGTTGAACGTCCCCGTCAGGTTGACGTCGATCACGCGCTGCCAGTCCTCGTGGTCGATCTCGTCGAGCGACTGCGCCGGGAAGATGCCGGCGTTGTTCACCAGCACGTCGACGCCCCCGAGTTCCGCCTCGGCGTCGTCGGCGACCGCCCGCGCCTGCGCCGGGTCGGTCACGTCCAGTTCGCGAACGAGCGCGGTCGCGCCCCGGTCTTCGACCGCGTCGCCGACGTCCTCGCGCTCGGGGACGACGTCGGTCACGACGACGTCCGCGCCCTGTTCCGCGAGCAACAGCGCGGTCGCCTTGCCGATTCCACGTCCCGCCCCGGTAACCATCGCCACGCGGTCGGTGAGGTCTATCATCGTCGTGGTATCGAGGCGCGCAGGGGGCAAAAATGGCGTTCGGCGGCCGCGTGAGTGTCACGGACACGGGACGGTCACGCGGACGGATGCGACGCGGGCGGCGGCACACTATTGTGTCCGTTCGTCGTGACATCGACCATGGCGACCGACACCGACGACATCGAGACGGAACTGCTCAGCGTCTGCCGGACGGCCATCGGCGACGACCTCCGGAGCGCGACCTACTTCACGCCCGAGGAGTACGACCAGTTCTACCTCCGGAGCGACCTCGAACACGGCGCCGACGTCGAACGGTTCGTCGAGAACGAGCGGCTGGGGTTCACCTCCCAGCGGACGTACGGCGACACCGAACTCGGCGAGTACGAGTTCACGATCCGCGTCTTCGAGTGGGGGTACGTCACCCGCGTCGTCGTCGGCGACCGCGGCGTCTTCGTGACGACCGACCCGCTGAACATGAGCGAGTTCAAGGAGGTCGCGACGGCGATCAAGCGGGTTCTCGAAGGGGGCGCGGAGTGAGTCGGCCGCCGACCGCCGCGCCCGGGGCAGCCGAAGTTTTATCCGTCGATCGTTCCCTCTTTCGGTACCGATGTCGTCTCACCGGGGTGCGCTGTACCTGTTGCTCGTCGTCGCGGCGCTCGCGACGGGGCTGTTACACGTCGCGTTCGTCCCGCGGTACTTCCCCGAGGACGCCCTGCGCGCGTCCGTCGTCCTCCTCGCCGGCTGGTTCACGTTCGCGCTCGCGTTCTACGTCGCGGGTCGGCTCTTCTCCCACCCCGGCGAACTGCCGAGCATGCGCGGTGCGGACCTCGGGATCGGGCTGTTCCTCGTCTCGGCGCTCGTCGCCCTGTTCCTCGACTCGCTGGGGTTTCCCCCCGAGGCGGTCCTCGGGGCGTACGCCCTGCCGGCGGTCGGCATCTACGCCGGCCTCGCGCTGATCGGCTGGGCGATCGGCAAGCGGACCGCGGCGATAAACCGGATCGCCGGCGCCGACTGACCGTCACTCCGCCGTGTCGACGAGCACCCGGACGTCGCCAAAGCGGATCACGTGGTCGGTGACGCTCCCGACCGCCATCCGGTGGATGCCGCCCCGACCCCGCGTACCCATCACGATCAGGTCGGCGTCGACCTCGTCGGCGTAGTCGAGGATGGCCGTCCCGGCCGGCCCCGACAGCACCGCCGTCGTCACGTCGAGGTCGGCCGCCTCGGACCGGTCGGCGATGCGCGAGACGAACTCCTCGGCGCGCCCCCGGATCGCCTCCTCGGCGCTCGCGGCGTCGCCCGGCAGCCGCAGGTTCGACAGCGGGCCGGTCTCGGCGACCGAGACGACGTGGACGACCGCGTCGTGCTCGTGGGCGAGGTCGAGCGCCGTGTCGGCGGCCGTCTCGGCGTGTTCGCTGCCGTCGGTCGGAACGAGTACCGAATCGAACATGACGGAGTCTCCGTCGGCGACGACCGTGAACGTTCGCCCGCGCGGCGGACCAGTTTCACTTTCGCTCCGCCCGATTCCGCAACCGACAGCCCTTCATTTGTGGGCCCGCTGACCACGGGTAGATGAGCAAGGAGTACATCGAGGTTCGGGGTGCGGAAGAGCACAATCTGAAGGACCTCGACGTCTCGATCCCACGGGAGTCGTTCACCGTAGTCACGGGACTCTCCGGGTCGGGCAAGTCCTCGCTCGCGTTCGAGACGATCTACGCCGAGGGACAACGGCGCTACATCGAGAGCCTCTCGGCGTACGCGCGGAACTTCCTCGGCCAGATGGACAAGCCCCATGTCGAGACGGTCGAGGGGCTCTCGCCCGCCATCTCGATCGACCAGAAAAACGCCGCGAACAACCCCCGCTCGACGGTGGGGACGGTCACCGAACTCCACGACTACCTGCGGCTGCTGTACGCCCGCGTCGGCACGCCCCACTGCCCCGAGTGCGGCCGCGAGGTCGGCGAGCAGTCGGCCCAGAACATGGTCGAGCGCATCCTCGAACTCCCCGAG
The Salinilacihabitans rarus DNA segment above includes these coding regions:
- a CDS encoding DUF5795 family protein, whose translation is MAENRVVQGRMVTPESLAELVEGESVMEADAIEDADRDCPACGGDVLRVGYMPSVTEFVTGWKCTDCDWHETDRAE
- a CDS encoding digeranylgeranylglycerophospholipid reductase; protein product: MNEDYDVVIAGAGPAGGQCARDLAARGYDVVVLETESEAEFPKQSNKSTAGTFPSMMASFGVPDDVVQHYTDSVVLESPSDYYVQDQPGAVLDFAAFKRYLVEDSRADGAEYRFDARATAPIVEGGEVVGVTYNGDEEVYGEIVVDATGPAAPLAKKLGVSNLERENHAIGVEYELEGVDVDHPGFADLTDAMMLRLDHEIAPGGYSWIFHTGEDTAKVGVCYIQNDSHRKYAKSDFAIDDYLTHWMETDPRFEGAERIEGRHHRGSAHIQLPGTLYTDRFMAVGDTVPTVDPLWGEGINKCMQSGRAAAAAADSCLKHADVPPTAENLEVYDTLWHRDVAPNVRSRLLMTQLLYLAPNERYDKLMADLNRLDDETLAKANDGNKRAITKLLDLGDLPLLARFAGQRLRS
- a CDS encoding universal stress protein codes for the protein MTLETILLAVGPGDADRADELAATVVEVARPAAATVVLGHVFTREEYDQVLDRLDFDPDGEVDPDDVATRHATIRDIRAVLEEHGVDYEVRGAVGDHGTTIVDLAESVGAERVVVGGRRRSPTGKAVFGSTAQEVLLSAPCPVTFVRGED
- a CDS encoding SDR family NAD(P)-dependent oxidoreductase; translated protein: MDGPDLSDRTVLVTGSGRGLGRELLLATADRGADVAVHYHTSADAAREVAAEARERGAGAATTVQGDVTDPDSVDGLFSAVETDLGPVDCLVNNVGDFAPRHWEALDVETWRRVFATNLDGTYLCSKRALPAMRESGYGRIVNVGYASAEKGLVSPKNFPYFAAKAGVLMFTRMLAADTQDDGITVNAVSPYVVENSDEFPDDLPRGRPASFEDVARPVLFFLDPENGYVSGENVEVDGGWLPESV
- a CDS encoding universal stress protein; protein product: MELLVAVDRSEESRNALEYALDLAAAFEANLTVVHSVDPAVYDRGGSAPVADVPDADERLVLENVADAEERGERLLEEAAEEAADRGVEAGTELLYGDPVETISGYADEGAVDGIVVGHRGHSGRARELLGSVARGLVEEATVPVTVVR
- a CDS encoding universal stress protein gives rise to the protein MASGDHILVPYDGSAPAKDAVRYALETYPDATFTLFHVVPVPEGYWAAFEDSQTPTPGYDRARERGEELLAEAAEIAAEGDADATVETEIATGRPKHAIAERAESGEFDAVVMGSHGREGAERILLGSVAENVVRRSPIPVVTVP
- a CDS encoding C69 family dipeptidase — its product is MMVLSVLTPVAAAAPAADGDASAAPAAETESPTPDGVQTETDAEYRGCTMVIVGKNASADGSVVLARTEDYSGNWAKHFRHVPAETHPEGATFEAANGLEWPLPNETYAYNAAQDWTTEWGRFHEFAINSEGVGVTATTTTSINEDVEEVDPLVEGGLAEASVTTLVAQRADTPREGVELVGEIVEQEGASEPFAMAVANGTEAWLIETASGHHWAAHRIPDDEYFVGANAMRLGEVDLDSPDYMGSDGLIDFAAEHDLYDPETEDFHFAKAYGTADDYAAYNYQRVWGGLEYFGTENAPWDGDEVPGPDARPYPVTVEPDEEISVKDVMDFTRYRYQDTEYDARETDEPLPRTVGTTSTIESHILQLREDGPTPISDVAWAAMGTPLASPYVPYYPALEEFPEPYRQGNDTYDEDSAFWQFRSLSNLRFLSYDYFGPKVIEEIETFEEAELEQQAEKERKAAELWEENETKAREYLANYSEEQAWEALDLADDLETEIHTTVAQIEGWKLANPSVDAQPEEWDLPAPDADADADEPEPDDDNADTDDPGTDDGDDTSDADDGSTDDADDGSTDDADDGSTDDADGETDADDSTPGFGVAAAAVAIAALIAVGAATRRR
- a CDS encoding CBS domain-containing protein codes for the protein MAVERFARSDVVTAAPDAPIHELATTMRESKVGSVVIVDDDEPVGIVTDRDLTMRVLAEHADPDGLAAEDVMSPELRTVDRDAGFYRATELMNNHSIRRLPIVDGDGALVGIITADDLSELVADEHGELVGVLREQRPPY
- a CDS encoding SDR family NAD(P)-dependent oxidoreductase — encoded protein: MIDLTDRVAMVTGAGRGIGKATALLLAEQGADVVVTDVVPEREDVGDAVEDRGATALVRELDVTDPAQARAVADDAEAELGGVDVLVNNAGIFPAQSLDEIDHEDWQRVIDVNLTGTFNCTSAVVPGMRDRGYGRIVNVSSAAGGRVGWAGSLSHYAASKAGVVGFTRSAAIDLAPDGITINAVVPGMIDTGAAEEVSSPEEIEAAVAATPVGRQGEPEELASAVVYLSSEPAAFVTGASLVVDGGITLV
- a CDS encoding DUF7522 family protein — protein: MATDTDDIETELLSVCRTAIGDDLRSATYFTPEEYDQFYLRSDLEHGADVERFVENERLGFTSQRTYGDTELGEYEFTIRVFEWGYVTRVVVGDRGVFVTTDPLNMSEFKEVATAIKRVLEGGAE
- a CDS encoding metal-dependent hydrolase produces the protein MMLPTHALGGMLLAAPLLAVAPEFATVGLLAGLVGGVLPDLDMYVGHRKTLHYPVYYPALAAVAVPLAALAPSPPTVVAAFLLLGAAAHCVADVFGGGLELRPWEGTSDRAVYDHYRGRWIPPRRAIRYDGSPEDFLLTAAFAAPLLAALDGPLRVVVAAAVVVAGVYVALRRTLAAVAAALVAALPSSALSYVPNRYREAAGGR